One Meiothermus sp. QL-1 DNA segment encodes these proteins:
- a CDS encoding extracellular solute-binding protein — MRVFWLGLFVGGAFAQRPVDIVFWHTLDPPGREVLERVVADFNRSQRDYRVVAQYVGDLREGGVKLISALRAGNAPQLYYGEVSFVGRAVQENLALPLDEYLGGLPADFYASLMETGRFRGRTYALPVELHLPVLFYNADQLAARRLAPPETWEALARVAQQLTTRSARGFVVVSDVYSFSTVVMARGGQLVREGRPNFTDPKVVESLEYLQGLVRGGAAVSRNIAEAQFAMVDFVRTRVFMGIAPITLWPVLESRTPIPFRLGVAPVPQSPGGRLPLAGGNLMVLRGASEAQARGAVAFWRYWMEPAILADWVRTTYALPLRRAVEPLLGDFYRQDPRRRVVLAGLEQAQTWTQDPEMTLWYAPLEEALERVLKGNAAPRLALEEAQRKALALERR, encoded by the coding sequence CTGCGAGTTTTTTGGCTGGGCCTCTTTGTGGGCGGGGCTTTCGCGCAAAGGCCGGTGGATATCGTCTTCTGGCACACCCTGGACCCGCCTGGACGGGAGGTGCTGGAAAGGGTTGTGGCCGATTTTAACCGCAGCCAGCGCGACTACCGGGTGGTGGCCCAGTATGTGGGCGACCTGCGCGAAGGAGGGGTGAAGCTCATCTCGGCCTTGCGGGCAGGGAATGCGCCCCAGCTTTACTACGGTGAGGTTTCCTTTGTGGGCCGGGCGGTGCAGGAGAACCTGGCCCTGCCGCTGGACGAGTACTTAGGGGGATTGCCGGCCGACTTCTATGCGAGCCTCATGGAGACCGGGCGCTTCCGGGGCCGCACCTATGCCCTGCCGGTGGAGCTGCATCTGCCGGTGCTCTTTTACAACGCCGACCAGCTCGCAGCCCGCCGCCTGGCCCCCCCCGAGACCTGGGAGGCCCTGGCCCGGGTGGCCCAGCAGCTCACCACCCGCTCGGCCAGGGGGTTCGTGGTGGTCAGCGACGTCTACAGTTTCAGCACGGTGGTGATGGCCCGGGGAGGGCAGTTGGTGCGCGAGGGCCGGCCCAACTTCACCGACCCAAAGGTGGTGGAGAGCCTGGAGTACCTGCAGGGCCTGGTGCGGGGAGGGGCCGCGGTGAGCCGCAACATCGCCGAGGCCCAGTTCGCCATGGTGGACTTCGTGCGCACCCGGGTTTTCATGGGCATCGCCCCCATCACCCTCTGGCCCGTGCTGGAAAGCCGCACCCCCATTCCCTTTCGCCTTGGGGTGGCGCCGGTGCCCCAAAGCCCTGGAGGCCGGCTGCCCCTGGCTGGGGGCAACCTGATGGTGCTCCGGGGGGCCAGCGAGGCCCAGGCCCGGGGGGCGGTGGCCTTCTGGCGCTACTGGATGGAGCCGGCGATTCTGGCCGACTGGGTCCGGACTACCTACGCCCTGCCCCTGCGGCGGGCGGTGGAGCCCCTGCTGGGGGACTTCTACCGCCAAGACCCGCGCCGGCGGGTGGTGCTGGCGGGCCTCGAGCAGGCCCAGACCTGGACCCAGGACCCCGAGATGACCCTTTGGTACGCTCCGCTGGAGGAGGCGCTGGAGCGGGTGCTCAAGGGAAACGCCGCGCCCCGGCTGGCGCTGGAGGAGGCCCAGCGCAAGGCCCTGGCGCTGGAGCGGCGCTAG
- a CDS encoding CAP domain-containing protein, translated as MKGLVWLLLLGFTWAWAQGPEGLEARVLSLINQARAKGVACRGGGGGYSLPPLRPNSTLAQVARGHARDMARHGFVSHYFQGVGPRLRVARAGYRYLRMSEIIFKGRSGDPARAVRWWLRSPTHCRAIMNPYYTEAGAGFRGNAWVVVLAQPR; from the coding sequence ATGAAAGGCCTGGTCTGGCTTTTGCTGCTTGGCTTTACCTGGGCTTGGGCCCAAGGCCCAGAAGGGCTCGAGGCCCGCGTGCTGTCCCTCATCAACCAAGCCCGGGCCAAGGGGGTGGCCTGCCGGGGGGGCGGGGGCGGGTACAGCCTGCCCCCCCTGCGCCCCAACTCCACCCTGGCCCAGGTGGCCCGGGGCCATGCCCGAGACATGGCCCGCCACGGCTTTGTGTCCCACTATTTTCAGGGGGTGGGCCCCCGGCTGCGGGTGGCCCGGGCCGGGTACCGCTACCTGCGGATGTCCGAGATCATATTCAAAGGCCGCAGCGGCGACCCTGCGAGGGCGGTGCGCTGGTGGCTGCGCTCGCCCACGCATTGCCGCGCGATTATGAACCCCTACTACACCGAGGCCGGCGCGGGGTTTCGTGGCAACGCCTGGGTGGTGGTGCTGGCCCAGCCCCGCTAG
- a CDS encoding MgtC/SapB family protein has protein sequence MDLGEFMLRVLVALLLGAFIGVERQRRQSLAGMRTNALVSVGAALFVSISAMVEVNGVLDPTRIAAQVVSGIGFLGAGVILREGLNVRGLNTAATLWGAAAVGSLAGSGFLPQAALGALAVLFINLVVRGLARYFEAKERNGGGETEVTYSLQAVCRSEDETRVRLLLLQNLVGSPLRLRLLETSDLDTPGRLQLRAELVSLGRQERSLEEVVGRLSLEPGVSAVRWRVLGEVET, from the coding sequence ATGGACCTGGGAGAGTTCATGCTGCGGGTTCTCGTTGCCTTGCTGCTGGGGGCCTTTATTGGGGTAGAGCGCCAGCGGCGGCAAAGCCTGGCGGGCATGCGCACCAACGCCCTGGTCTCGGTGGGGGCGGCGCTTTTCGTGAGCATCTCGGCCATGGTGGAGGTGAACGGCGTTCTTGATCCCACCCGGATTGCCGCCCAGGTGGTCTCGGGCATTGGGTTTTTAGGGGCCGGGGTGATTTTGCGGGAGGGCCTGAACGTGCGGGGTCTGAACACCGCGGCCACGCTTTGGGGGGCGGCCGCGGTGGGGTCGCTGGCGGGCTCGGGCTTCCTGCCCCAGGCCGCGCTCGGCGCCTTAGCGGTGCTTTTCATCAACCTGGTGGTGCGGGGCCTGGCCCGCTATTTCGAGGCAAAGGAACGCAATGGGGGGGGCGAGACCGAGGTGACCTACAGCCTACAGGCGGTTTGCCGCTCGGAGGACGAGACCCGGGTGCGGCTTCTTCTGCTGCAAAACCTGGTTGGAAGCCCCCTGCGCCTCAGATTGCTGGAGACCAGCGACCTCGACACGCCGGGGCGGCTGCAGCTCCGGGCCGAGCTGGTGAGCCTGGGGCGGCAGGAGCGCAGCCTGGAGGAGGTGGTGGGACGCCTCAGCCTCGAGCCCGGCGTGAGCGCGGTACGCTGGAGGGTGCTGGGCGAGGTTGAAACCTAG
- a CDS encoding cation-transporting P-type ATPase encodes MRTLPPGLSEAEAKRRLEIHGPNRLPEKSPESFLHRFLRQFKSPLIYILLFALGVDLALWGLEGGHGLPFESIAIGLILLFNAGLGLWQESRSEAALRRLEALAVPRIWVRREGRWQQVASDRLVPGDVIRLEAGDRIPADAELLEGHPAVDESVLTGESLPVEKEVGHELYAGTLLTRGKALAQVVRTGAHSALGRLAVMLGTVRADPTPLERRLRQFGHQVARAVLGVAFLVALGGVVFEGWHRLGEVLLFAVALAVAAVPEGLPAVLTLTLSLGVERMARRKAVVRRLAAVEALGSVTVIATDKTGTLTENRMEVRAIDSPNLQAAYRVCALANEADHQAGDPMDLALLAYLRSQGVNPEALRAVPRHSERPFDSRHRFLRITVREERGLVSYLKGAPEVLLERASLSPTERQLWQEKALAYAAEGYRVLGLAWGEGEREEGLQFAGLALFWDPPRPEVPGAIQAAQAAGIRVLMVTGDHPATAQAIARQVGIPSERVLTGEELEPLGAEALAKVLREVSVFARVRPEHKLRLVEALKAQGEVVAMTGDGVNDAPALKRADVGVAMGQRGSEVSREVADLVLLDDNFATIVTAIEEGRSIYENIQKFIRFLFSTNVALVLLVLLGLLAAVGLGLRETTGAFFLPLTAVQLLWINILADGPPALALGVDRNPGVMRQRPRDPKAPLLDRPSLTFILISGAIKALLGAGLLVLLHLRGLGPEAVRSAVFLYESLAQLIFAYPARSLHLLPLPNRWLDLSIAAGVALVGLAFALPQGRLLLGLVPLSGEQMGYVLTAALLTWAAASAIARWYRQHES; translated from the coding sequence GTGCGAACCCTACCGCCGGGCCTGAGCGAGGCAGAAGCCAAGCGACGGCTGGAAATCCACGGCCCCAACCGGCTGCCCGAGAAGTCGCCCGAAAGCTTTCTGCACCGATTTTTGCGGCAGTTCAAGAGCCCCCTCATCTACATCCTGCTCTTCGCTTTAGGGGTGGACCTGGCGCTTTGGGGCCTGGAAGGCGGCCATGGCCTGCCCTTCGAGTCCATCGCCATCGGCCTTATCCTGCTTTTCAACGCGGGGCTTGGCCTTTGGCAGGAGAGCCGGTCAGAGGCCGCCCTGCGCCGGCTCGAGGCCCTGGCCGTGCCGCGCATCTGGGTGCGGCGGGAAGGACGCTGGCAGCAGGTGGCCAGCGACCGGCTGGTGCCTGGGGATGTCATCCGGCTCGAGGCCGGCGACCGCATCCCCGCCGATGCCGAGCTTTTGGAAGGACACCCGGCGGTAGACGAATCGGTCCTCACCGGGGAAAGCTTGCCCGTGGAAAAGGAAGTGGGCCACGAGCTTTACGCCGGCACCCTGCTGACGCGGGGCAAAGCCCTGGCCCAGGTGGTGCGCACTGGCGCACACAGCGCCTTGGGCCGGTTGGCGGTGATGCTGGGCACGGTACGGGCCGACCCCACCCCCCTGGAGCGCCGCCTGCGGCAGTTCGGGCACCAGGTGGCCCGGGCAGTGCTGGGGGTGGCCTTTCTGGTGGCGCTGGGGGGCGTGGTCTTTGAGGGCTGGCACCGGCTGGGTGAGGTGCTCCTGTTCGCGGTGGCCCTGGCGGTGGCCGCCGTCCCCGAGGGCCTGCCCGCGGTCCTTACCCTCACCCTATCGCTTGGGGTAGAGCGGATGGCCCGGCGCAAGGCGGTGGTGCGCCGGCTCGCTGCGGTGGAGGCGCTGGGCTCGGTCACGGTCATCGCCACCGACAAGACCGGTACCCTCACGGAAAACCGCATGGAAGTGCGGGCCATCGATAGCCCCAACCTCCAGGCCGCCTATCGGGTCTGCGCCTTGGCCAACGAGGCCGACCACCAAGCCGGCGACCCCATGGATCTGGCCCTGCTGGCCTACCTGCGCAGCCAGGGGGTGAACCCCGAAGCCCTGCGCGCCGTGCCCCGCCACAGCGAACGGCCCTTCGACAGCCGCCATCGCTTCCTCCGGATAACCGTGCGGGAGGAGAGGGGCCTGGTGAGCTACCTCAAGGGGGCACCCGAGGTGCTGCTGGAGCGCGCCAGCCTGAGCCCAACGGAGCGCCAACTGTGGCAGGAAAAGGCCCTGGCCTACGCCGCCGAGGGCTACCGGGTGCTGGGGCTGGCCTGGGGCGAGGGGGAGCGGGAGGAGGGCCTCCAATTCGCCGGGCTGGCCCTGTTCTGGGACCCTCCGCGGCCCGAGGTACCCGGGGCCATCCAGGCAGCCCAGGCCGCAGGCATCCGGGTCTTGATGGTAACGGGCGACCACCCCGCCACCGCCCAGGCCATCGCTCGCCAGGTAGGCATCCCAAGCGAACGGGTGCTCACCGGCGAGGAGCTGGAGCCCCTCGGAGCGGAGGCGCTGGCCAAGGTCTTGCGCGAGGTCAGCGTCTTCGCCCGGGTGCGCCCGGAGCACAAGCTGCGCCTGGTGGAAGCTTTGAAGGCCCAGGGTGAGGTGGTGGCCATGACCGGGGATGGGGTGAACGATGCGCCCGCCCTCAAACGAGCCGATGTGGGGGTGGCCATGGGCCAGCGGGGCTCGGAGGTAAGCCGCGAGGTGGCCGATCTGGTGCTGCTGGACGATAACTTCGCCACCATTGTGACGGCCATCGAGGAGGGCCGCAGCATATACGAGAACATCCAGAAGTTCATCCGCTTCCTCTTCTCCACCAACGTGGCCCTGGTGCTGCTGGTGCTCCTAGGCCTTCTGGCCGCAGTGGGTTTAGGCCTGCGCGAGACGACAGGGGCCTTCTTCCTCCCCCTTACCGCGGTGCAGCTTTTGTGGATCAACATCCTAGCCGACGGCCCCCCCGCCCTGGCCCTGGGGGTCGACCGCAACCCTGGGGTAATGCGCCAGCGGCCCCGCGACCCCAAGGCCCCCCTGCTGGACCGCCCCTCGCTGACCTTCATTTTGATTAGTGGGGCGATCAAGGCGCTTCTAGGCGCAGGCCTGCTGGTCCTTCTGCACCTGCGAGGCCTGGGCCCGGAGGCCGTGCGCAGCGCGGTTTTCCTGTACGAGTCCCTCGCCCAGCTCATCTTCGCCTACCCCGCGAGGAGCCTGCACCTCCTGCCGCTACCCAACCGCTGGCTGGACCTGAGCATCGCCGCGGGGGTGGCCCTGGTGGGCCTGGCCTTCGCGCTGCCCCAGGGCCGGCTGCTGCTGGGCCTGGTCCCCCTTTCGGGCGAACAGATGGGGTACGTGCTGACCGCCGCCCTCCTGACCTGGGCCGCTGCCTCGGCCATTGCCCGCTGGTACCGGCAGCACGAGTCCTAG
- the mgtE gene encoding magnesium transporter, whose product MEHEFKTLIAQKDLGRLKALLAAQPDERVVEELRSLDPPARVVVFRLLDKEKALRVFEELDRPEQSELVRAMEDPEILGLLTELDPEEQTQLLEELPAKVVKRLLQELSPEARAQVSFLLGFPEGSAARLMDPYYLALPQETPAEAALERARTSDLEPDDLEVIFVLGPGRVYEGYVPIARLLKAPPGTPLGQLAEGKGVWVSAYAPEAQAAELFLSEGLKLLPVLDREDRMLGVIHAGRAFELLQEQEAKRVVRFGGTLALPPQGADIDIVKDPFRRLFLGRFVWLALLTVFGVFTSTFVAAQEEMLSAAIILAAFVAPIIDMGGNTGSQTATLVIRSMALGQVRLRWRDFLFVLKRDVPVALALGLAIALLEALLAFFSKGVGAEILWVVGLAMLTVTMLGSLVGIVLPFLAKRLGADPATLSAPVITSVMDLLGVAVYFGYAYIFLGHLLR is encoded by the coding sequence GTGGAACACGAGTTCAAGACCCTAATTGCTCAGAAGGACCTAGGCCGGCTTAAGGCCCTCCTAGCTGCCCAGCCCGACGAGCGGGTTGTGGAGGAGCTGCGCAGCCTCGACCCCCCGGCGCGGGTGGTGGTCTTTCGCCTTCTAGACAAGGAGAAGGCCCTGCGGGTCTTCGAGGAGCTGGACCGCCCCGAGCAGTCCGAGCTGGTGCGGGCTATGGAGGACCCCGAAATCCTGGGCCTTCTTACCGAGCTCGACCCCGAGGAGCAGACCCAGCTTTTGGAGGAGCTGCCGGCCAAGGTGGTCAAGCGCCTTCTGCAGGAGCTCTCTCCCGAGGCCCGCGCGCAGGTGAGCTTTTTGCTGGGTTTTCCCGAAGGCAGCGCGGCCCGGCTGATGGACCCTTACTACCTGGCCCTGCCCCAGGAGACTCCCGCCGAGGCAGCGCTGGAGCGGGCCCGGACCTCCGACCTCGAGCCCGACGACCTGGAGGTTATCTTCGTACTGGGGCCAGGGCGGGTGTACGAGGGGTACGTCCCGATTGCCCGCCTGCTCAAGGCCCCCCCGGGGACCCCCTTGGGCCAGCTCGCCGAGGGAAAGGGGGTCTGGGTCTCGGCCTATGCCCCGGAGGCCCAGGCAGCTGAGCTGTTTTTGAGCGAGGGGCTCAAACTGCTGCCGGTGCTGGACCGGGAGGACCGGATGCTGGGGGTCATCCATGCCGGGCGTGCCTTCGAGCTTTTGCAGGAGCAGGAGGCCAAGCGGGTGGTGCGCTTCGGAGGGACTTTGGCCCTGCCACCCCAGGGGGCCGATATCGACATCGTCAAGGACCCTTTCCGCCGGCTCTTCCTGGGGCGCTTTGTCTGGCTGGCGCTGCTTACGGTGTTCGGCGTTTTCACCTCCACCTTCGTGGCTGCCCAGGAGGAGATGCTCTCGGCGGCCATCATCCTGGCGGCCTTTGTGGCCCCTATCATCGATATGGGGGGCAACACCGGCAGCCAGACCGCCACTTTGGTCATCCGCTCCATGGCCCTGGGCCAGGTGCGTCTGCGCTGGCGGGACTTCCTGTTCGTGCTAAAGCGCGACGTGCCCGTGGCCCTGGCCTTGGGTCTCGCCATTGCCCTGCTCGAGGCCCTCCTGGCCTTTTTCTCCAAGGGGGTGGGGGCGGAGATCCTTTGGGTGGTGGGGCTGGCCATGCTGACCGTGACCATGCTGGGGAGCCTGGTGGGCATCGTGCTGCCCTTCTTGGCCAAGCGCTTGGGGGCCGATCCGGCCACCCTGAGCGCGCCCGTAATCACCTCGGTGATGGACCTTCTGGGGGTGGCGGTCTACTTCGGCTACGCCTACATCTTCCTGGGGCATCTGTTGCGCTAG